Genomic DNA from Callospermophilus lateralis isolate mCalLat2 chromosome 11, mCalLat2.hap1, whole genome shotgun sequence:
GCCCAGGAAGTTTACTGTCCCCCCACCCacaaaaatttttttataaaatcttCCAGTGCGATCTTCAGGAAACCCCAAACCTCCCCAGCTCCCCCCTCCCTGACCCTCTGTGTCCCCACAACCCCAGACTGCCCCCCACTCCAGCCCAGCACTTGGAGGCATCCAGTCTCATCTCTGGCCATCCATCGCTGCCATGGCTTTCTGCTGGGCGCCCCCCTGCTGTGCTCCAGGGGGCCACGTGGGCTGTGGGCAGTGGAGGCGATGGAAAGAGGTTGGGGAGGAGGGCGGGATCCAGTGAGCCTGGTGGCTGGGAGGGGAGGAGGCCCAGAAAGGACTGAAGTTTGCAGGGGGTGAGCAGGCCACCGCAGTCATGGGGCTGTTGCTGCTCTGCAGGCCCTCGGAGGCACGGAGCTTGGAGAACATGGCCAGCGCATCGGGGAAGTTGGGCGGTgtggcaggtgtgttgctgggagtACACATctgcagggagagaagaaggtgtGGGGAGGGCTGCCTGCAGGGTCCCAGAGCCCTTTACTCCCATTGCTCAGCCCACAGCTTCAACAGGATTGAAGCACCCTCTCTCTCCTCCAGagtcaataaaaacaaaaaaccagagcAAACACATAAATCTCGCCAAAGCCAAAGGGTCATCCTTGGAAATGACACCAAGGGTATCAGAAAAAGGCTGACAGTGAAGGGACAAGGAGTAGTGCAGGACAGCATTAACCAGAAGCGCTAAGAAAAATCAGTCGGCTCCCTCCATCACCCATCCTCAAGATGTTCCCAGGGTGCTGGGTAAGAAAGAAAAGCTACTCCCGTGTTGGGTTTATTCCACATTCTCAGTCAAAAAACCCTCACCTCCAAGATCTTACTTCTCACAAGGAGGCCTGGTTGGCTGAACTCTTTCCATATTGTAAACAAGTAAACAGGCTCAGAGGTCAAGTCATGACAGAAAATGCACTCAAAAGCAGGGTGCAGTTGAGAAGGCCTGTTCCAGGCTCCCAGGTCTGCAGGCTCAAGGTCTTAACTGTGGGAAGGCCACACTCTGCTGGGCCAGAGCTTTCCAGTGCAGCATCCAGATTTGGACTCCCTAAGTCTGGAGTCTCCAGCCTCATTGCCTGCCTGTCCTTGCCCAGAGGCTGGCAGCTTGGTCTAAACAGCCCCTCCCAGTACTCTTATGGGGGTAGTTCCAAACAGTCCAACAAGAGTAGTCTTCTGCCACTGCCCTTGGGGCAGGGAACAGGCAGCCTAAAGAACAAAACCTACACAAACTGGGCTGACCTCAAAGTCGTTTCTCCCTGTCCCAGGAAGCCATGGGAGTCCTTCTTTGAATTTCTCCTAATTTTAGTAACACTGGCCCCACCCCCAGGCACAGGGCTGAGGTGGGGGCAAGACTCTAGGACTTCATGAAGGAGGAAGGCTTGCAGCTCTGCACTTAAACCTAAGGCAGAAACTGTGAGGGGGACCCCACCCCACCCTGGTCACTGAGGCTGGTGCCACATCAGCTCCTAGGGGAACTCTGACCATTGTCTTCCCAGGGGCCCTCAGGGGAGGCCAAAGAACTCAGCCAGAAGCCAGGCCCCACCCAGATATTTCCCTCATCCCTCTCAGGATTCCCTGCCCCCCATCAGGGCTGAATTCTCCGTGGCAGGAAACAATgaatggggggtgggggtggaggcaaATTGCATCACAGCATCGTGACCCACTTCCCCAGTTCACCAAGTCAGTGGGGCCCATCTCCTCTAGCAGCCACCCTGCTCCAGAGAACAGCCCCATGGCTAACAGGGCCTGTgcttgcctgcctgcctgcctgcctgcctgcctgggtGAGCTTGGGCAAGTTTCTGCACCTCTTTGAAGATTCTCTTTGCTTTAGTAAGACCAGGGGCTTGGACCAGAGTACTAAAGCCCCCTCCCCAGGCTCTCCAGTGAACCCTGTGTCCCGTCACCCCTCCTCCCGCTTAGGTCAAAGTCGTCCTGCTTCCAGTCTCACTGTCCTCCTTCATTATTATCTGGGGATCTTCCGCCAACTGTGGGAATCTATAAAACAATCCTACAAGGAATCTATAGGCCAAGCATTTATAGATTACTAATGTCTTAGTAACTTCTGGTATTGCAATTCTGTGAACAGTCTCTggtgtttttattttgctttttccttTGATTTATTGTCTAAAAGAACTGCCAACTCTGAGGGCAAGGACTGACCGTCCTGATGAAGCGCCCAGTACTTGTCACTGATGGATACACTGATTATAATGTCTATTACAAAACCTGCTGCCTCCCCTGAGGGAAGCTTCCAAAAGCCATTACAATCCCCCTGGGATTTGCAGACAAAGGGGAAGGAAAAACCAAACAGAACACCAGTCTTGGCCCTTTCCTGCAAGTATCCCAGGTCTTGGCCCTTCAGAATGGCAATGTTGAAGGCCCAGGGCATTTCAGAGTGACCACAAGTAGGAAGGAACAAATCTCAAGGCTCTTTTGAGAATCGGATAAAGGCAGGGAGCTCCCAGAGACTTCCACAGCTGGATGCAGAGGAGTGTATGTCTCCTGGAGATGAACCCCTCCTGGGCTTACTATGGTGGGGAGAGGGACTGCCACAGCCTTGTAGCCAGTACCCGTCTTCCATTGTACTTCCAATGCCTTTCTTCTGTGATTCATCCTCTGCATGAGCCACTCTAAGAGAAAAGCTAGTTTAAAAAGTCAAGGCAGACCCGTTTGTCCTCTGTGACTAGATGAAAACAGTAAAGGACAAGACACAGCAGAAGTTAGGAGCAGCCTATGCCCTGGAGAGAGCCATGGGCAAGGACACCCATGTgtaaaaaaatgccaaaaatgCACCCTGAAGCCACAGCAGAGTTGAGGAATAATGTTTTATAGTCCCCATCATTGAGCTCAATCCCTCCCACCCAATGGGCTAATAGGTAACCAGGGGTGGGGGTGAAGAACGGATATTCTGGGACTTCACAAAGCAAGGTACCCCCTGGCCAGGAGGGCAAAGGCTTCCTCCTGGGGCCAAGTTGGAAAGAAAACAAATCCGGCCCAGAACCACTTCTGTTTCCTGGACTGCAAGTCTCTGAATGTACTGATATTAAATGCAAATTCTTGGGCTTATCTTGGGTCAAAATCTGTCGTCCTCCTCACACTGGGTACCTCGCCTTCGGCTTTGGAGGGGTCAGCATACCTTGGGCTTTAGGAGGGCTAGCCGGCTTCCTGAGTGGGTGGATTTATCCCTTCCCCGTTTCCTGCAGCGCtgggtgtgtgtggagggggaggGGGCTGCGCTCCGAAGCTCCGGGCTCCTCATTAGCACACGAATACCCCAACTCCCGGCGCCCTCCCGGGCCTTCCCGGGCACTCGGGCCGCCTGGTGTCCCTCcagccccctccccgcccctgcCCGCCGGCTCCGGAGCCCCCGCCCGTCCTGGGGCCGTCACCCGCCCCTTCCCCTCAGGGCGCAGCGCCCCGCACCAGGCCTCAGGCCGGGGTCCCGCGGCCAGGAGGCGGATCCCGAGGTCCGGCGAGGCCGCGCCGGCCTCGAGCGCTCCTTCCAGGAAGACATTTTGGCTCTTTGTTTACATTCGCGGCGCGGCGCTCCCCGGCAACATGGCTGTCACCCCGGCTGACAGCGCCCGCCGGGCCAGCCTCCCGCCGTCCTGCCGAGCGCGCCGCCCGGCCCCACCGGGCCGCGTCCGCGCCGCGACACTTACCATCTGGGGGTGATGGTGGCTGTTGGGAATGTTGGTTTCTTGGAAAAACGTGCTCAGGGCGGTCTGTAGACAAACACGGGGCAGAGCGGCATTAGCACGGCCCGGCCGGAGCGCAGGAGCCGCCGCCGGCCCTGCGCCCAGCCTCCCGGCCCGCGCCCGACCCCTgccccaaacccggcctgtgcggGGCGCCCTAGCCCCGGGGCCTAAGCGCAGAGCCTCCGCGTCCCCCGCCCGGCCCGGGAACTGGGCCTAGGGACCTCCGCACCCGGGGGACTGACTGGGCGCAGGCCCTCCGGGTCCCCGGGCCCGGCCCAGGCCAGACCCATTCCAAGACCGTCACGAGCGGATCCCCCGTCCCCAATGCCCCGACCGGCCCCGCGGAGAGGGCGCGCTCATCCAGAGGCCCGCGCGCACCTCGAACTGCCAGTGGGCCGCCTGCAGCAGCTGCTTCGCCTGGTCGGCTGCGCAGCCCGCGGCCAGCACGAACTGGTTGATCATGACCTGGTGCCGCAGCTCTTCCATGTTCACCGACATGGTGCGACCGGAGGCCCGGCAGCGTCGGCCGCGCGGATCCGGGGCTCGGCGGCCGCGGGGGCCGCAGCTCGGCTCGCgctcgccgccgccgccgccgccgccgccgccgccgccgcccggcGAATGTTGTGGTTCGGCTCCCGCGGCCCGGCCGACACCACAAACAACAGCGCGGGGCGGGGCCGGGGTGTCCCAACGTTCGGGGGCCGCGAGCCGCCGCCGCTGATTGGCCGGCGTGCCGCTCTGCCGGCGTCCGACTCCCAGACAGACGTTCGATTCGAATCCTGCGGCCGGCCGGGCTGCAGTGTTTCTCTTTTCACCCAGCCGCGCCCATTGGCGGAGCTCAGCGCCGTGGGGCTCCCCGGTATTGGCCGGTCTCTGTGTTTTGGCTTATCCGGGATCTGGTTGGCTGAGGCCGGGCATTGGGGGCGGGGCTGTATGCACTGATTGGCCTCCAGTGAGCCTGTTCGAACTCAACTTGAAAACCTGGAGTGCCTGCTGATTGGCCAAGGCCCCTCTGTTTGCTGTTGTAGGCTTGGGGGTGGTGCGGCCAAGTTCATTCATTACTTCATTGAAACTGAACATGCTCAGCTGGAAAAGCAAGACAGAGTGGCTTTGACTCATTTCCTCTGAAAGATGTGGTCATCTCGAAAAACAGAATGATCAAAATAGAAAACAGACGGAACCTTGCAGCTGCTCAAGTCTCAAAGTCTTAAATGTTTAAAGTAACTTCCAAGCAGtcgattcaaattaaaaaaaaaaaaatcctttgaaaTGTACCGCGTGAGGCCCAGGTTTCAgtccccaacaccaaaaaaagaaaagggcaaGGGGTGTATAATGTACATATAGTAAAGCTATGTCACAGGTACAAGTCACAGACAAAAGGAATAACACCGGATCAATTAACAGAACAATCCAAGAACTCCGATCTTACCCCTTCTAATCACTGCCCATCCCAAAAATGGAGCAGTCTTCCTGTTTTTAAACCAAAAACCTTGCTCTCTGAGATGTCAATCAATATTAATGAGTAATGAATATAACTGCAAGAGGGAAAAGTCACTTTCCcaagttgaactttttttttccttttaaatggtTGACCTAACTGAAGCTGTAatttttacctttttctttttctttctttctttcttttcttttcttcttcttcttcttcttcttcttcttcttttttttttttttttttttttttttttttttttaaggtgagtgtttctacacAAGTACTGGTTCCCACTCTAAACCTTTATTCACTTTTTAGAGAAGAGCTactagttgcctaggctggcctccaactcctgGGCTAAAAGGAGCCttatgtctcagcctccagagtagctgggactacaggaatGCCAACGCAGCCCACAACTCTAGTGTTTTTAAACCCCAATTTGTTTTTATGGTGCTGAGTTTCCACCTTCTGGATTAGGATTTGACCTTCAGGGCTGTTTGGGGATTGTGGAGGTGGAGAAAGGACAAAGAATTTAAACAGATTGAAGTAGGAGGAGAAGTTAGGAAGGTAAAAACATCCACCCACCCTCCAAACctgtgtgttcatatatgtaaataatGGACTGAGGGGTAGTTTGACAGTAGAGCATGCTTAGTCCTGGGTTTCAGccccaacacacatacacacacacacacacacacacacacagacagagaaTTGGCTCTCCTGAGCATgcacagaccttttttttttttttcttatcattattccCTGAACAAAACAGTAAAACTACTATTTATGTAGCATTTAGATTGTATTAAGTattgtaagtaatctagagatgattgaaAGTGCAGGGGGGAATGAGGCAAATATGACACCATTTTATATAGAAGGCTTGAGAATTTGAGCATTTTGGTATGGGGAGAGGGAGTCTGGAACCAATTTCCTGAGGCTACTGAGGGACAACTGGGTTGTTAGGGATTTACTATTAGGGTTTCTGTTTCAGAAagagtacatttaaaaaaaaaaatctgaactgCCAATTACAGAGTATATTCTAACTAGTTAAGGTGTGAAGAACAAGAGGCTAGGAAGAAGAAAGCAAGTCATGGTTCTGACTCTACCTAAAATGGATAAAATCCCCATCTAACAAAACTCaatcatattttaaaagacaTAGATCAATGAAGAAAAGATTACAACCAATGTTTATATACTGATGAAAAAACAGCTGAGAAGGTAGCTGAATTTTAGGATACTTGCTTAGCATGAAAGAGGCCCTACCTTAGCATCtcaaaaagacaaggaaacacAGCCTTGGGCATTCTAATGAGTTATCCCATTTAGTTtgtcttttggtttgtttgtttgtctgttttcaaAGGCTGGGAGTACTGTAATTGACCTTGGACACTCCAAATTGCTCAGGGCCTGAGACCCGAATGTGGTTGGTGAGTCCAGTGTAGTTGTCCCTCAGTGTCCATTGGGGATTGGCTCCAGGACCCCTGAAAGATAGCAAAATCtgtggatgctcaagtcccttacatAAAATGGTATAGTGTTGTACATGACCTTATATATATCCTCTTGTATGGTTTCAATCACATCTGGACTACTTATAATGCCTAGTGCAATGCAAATGCTATGTAAACAGTTTGGTTCAGGCAGTAAGGACAAGTGGGGGTGGGGTGTCAGTATGTGTTCAGTACAGTTTCCttctcaaatatttttcatccgagGTTGGTTGATTCCAGCAATGTGGAACCTACGGATAGGAGGGACAACTGTGCAGCTTCCCATCCTTCTCTTCCTGTCATTGCAAAGTGAAAACAAAAGTGAACAACCAGAAGCTTCCATTGCCAGGGAGCTCAGGCCACAAGCAGCCTCAGGACAAGGAAGTAGTGTCATTGTGGGGCTCCAGGTTTTCATTAATACAGGCAAGTATTATATGCCTTGAATAGTGGAGTCTACTCTGGGTAGAGTTTTGTCTGGCCATAGGACAATGTGCCCCAGGGCCTCAGATCTTAATTAACAAGTTCTCAGGGAAGACAAGTGTCCAAAATTGCCAAACCTGTTATTTCTCGGACAACAAGGCAGTTGTTCCCCAAGGTTTATTATTAATTTAGTTTAagctttttttcagtactgggaattgaattcagggtctTACATATGCTAGGCCCTGAGTACTctacaactaagctatatccccagccctttttattttatttttattttggtagtACTGGGGTCTGATCCTGGGgtgctgtacctctgagctacattctaagccctttttattttactgtGATACAAGTTCTTACtacattgccaaggctggcctctgacttgtgatcctctttcctcaggctcctgagtctctggaagcacaggtgtgcaccactgtgcccagcacaaAGGTTTATCTATTGTTTGCCATTCCTGGGCCATAGCTGTGAACACCTGAGTCCCAAAGGTCCCAAGTCAGAGGGACAGGGGTTCTGCTCATCTTCTGAAGGCAAAAGATGGCTCTAGGCAGTGGGAGGGAGAGCTAGAGAGCTCCTCCTGTGATCTGTGGTGCTGCAAGGTGGAAGTACTTTATCAATACTCAGTCTTCTGAGAATCTAGTTGAAGATGAGCCTCTGGGAGCCATGGAGAATGAATGAGGTCATGTTTGCAAGAGGGCTTTGAGCTATTGGGATGAAAGCAACTTCCCAAGTGGAAGGTATTATTAACTGAAGGTATTATTTTAATCTGAGTGGACAGTGTGTGGCAGGTAAAACAGAGTAATAAAAACATGCCCATTAATAACAAATAAAACACACAGCAGGGGCCTTGGAAAGAACAAAATCTTCTTGGTGACATCAATAGTTGGGGCCCTTGGGACCAG
This window encodes:
- the Ubald2 gene encoding UBA-like domain-containing protein 2; protein product: MSVNMEELRHQVMINQFVLAAGCAADQAKQLLQAAHWQFETALSTFFQETNIPNSHHHPQMMCTPSNTPATPPNFPDALAMFSKLRASEGLQSSNSPMTAVACSPPANFSPFWASSPPSHQAHWIPPSSPTSFHRLHCPQPTWPPGAQQGGAQQKAMAAMDGQR